Within the Gammaproteobacteria bacterium genome, the region CGCAAGCATTTCAAAGAAAAGATAACTTAATCAGCAGGAGAAAACAATGTCAGCTAGTGGCCGCGCATCGTATAAAAAGAATGGTCTCAATTCTCCTAGGGCCTGGTTAGTTTGCCTCGTTATTAGTTTATTTTTCTTCTATGAATTTTTACAACTCAATATTTTTAATTCTATTGCGCAAGATATTCAATCCACTTTTGGCTTAAGCTCAACTAAGGTTGGGTATTTAGCGTCTATGTATTTTTATGGTAACTTTTTAATGGTGATTCCTGCAGGAATGTTGCTGGATCGATATTCGACTCGCACTATTGCGCTCACTGCGATGTTACTTTCAACCTTGGCGACGATTGTTTTTTCAGTCACACACAGTTTTGAACTTGCCGCGACATGCCGATTTTTAGCTGGCACTGGTGCGGGCTTTTGTTTCCTGTCTTGCATTCGTTTAGCTTCACGTTGGTTTACTGCTAACAAACTTGCTTTTGTGACCGGCGTGATTGTTACCATGGCAATGCTAGGTGGCTTAGTGGCGCAGACCCCGATGACAATTTTAGCCGAAATGATTGGCTGGCGTCATGCAATGTTAAGCAATGGAATATTGGGATTAATCATCGTCGCGTTGATTTTTTTAATAGTTCGCGATTGTCCCGCTGTAGAAGATGGTCATATCCAACAAGAACACCAGCAGTTACAGAGATATGGCGTGTTACATAGTTTGGCACACGTTGTAAAGAATAAAAATAATTGGTTAGGTGGTTTTTATACTATGTTGATGAATTTACCAATTTTTATTTTAGGCGCGCTTTGGGGGATGATTTACTTAGAACGTGTTCATGGAATTACGCACGCACAAGCGTCTTATGTTGCCAGTATGCTTTTTGTCGGCGTTATTTTTGGATCGCCTGCGTTTGGTTGGTTCTCAGATAAAATTCAGTCAAGGCGTATGCCAATGTTTATTGGCGCGATTGCATCATTAGTAGTTATTCTGCCAGTTCTCTACGTGCCACACTTATCAGTAACGATATTGTTAATCCTGTTTTTCTCGCTTGGATTTTTAACTAGCTCACAAGTTATTAGTTACCCTGC harbors:
- a CDS encoding MFS transporter yields the protein MSASGRASYKKNGLNSPRAWLVCLVISLFFFYEFLQLNIFNSIAQDIQSTFGLSSTKVGYLASMYFYGNFLMVIPAGMLLDRYSTRTIALTAMLLSTLATIVFSVTHSFELAATCRFLAGTGAGFCFLSCIRLASRWFTANKLAFVTGVIVTMAMLGGLVAQTPMTILAEMIGWRHAMLSNGILGLIIVALIFLIVRDCPAVEDGHIQQEHQQLQRYGVLHSLAHVVKNKNNWLGGFYTMLMNLPIFILGALWGMIYLERVHGITHAQASYVASMLFVGVIFGSPAFGWFSDKIQSRRMPMFIGAIASLVVILPVLYVPHLSVTILLILFFSLGFLTSSQVISYPAIAELNPIELTASAISIISVVIMASGIIVQPLTGWLIGLHWDHTMVNGQPVYLTSDFMWAMLIMPVCFVLSFFTALGIKETGCRSEYEHLSD